The Halomonas sp. KG2 genome segment GCGGCGGATGAACATATTAAGCGCGCTCTTCTACGATCCAGCTAACCACTTCTTCGTTGCCAAATTTAGCTTTCCACTCTTTAATGACGTTGTGGTTGCCACCACGCGTTTCAACGACTTCCCCTGTGTGAGGATTCTTAAACACCTTTAAAGGACGCTTCTTGCGACCATCGGTACTACTGGTCTTGGTGACTTTAACTGATGAAGACAGATATGATGGGTCAAGCATTTCGCATACATCGCGGGCTAGCTTGCCATGCTCTGTCATTAGCGTCTGTAATTTTTCCTTAAACTCCAGCTCTTTCTTCAGCTCGCTATTACTTTCAAGCGCTTGCAGCTCTTCCTGCAACTGCTTTAACATCTGTTCTTTCTTGATGTAGTCGCTCAGTACTGATGCCATGTTTTCATCTCCATAATTTGCTAATTGCTTTGCCATATACTGACTGCACAGTAAAACATGTTAAGAGCGCTACTTCAGTATGGCAGGCGTGCTCATGAACAAGCGCGGCCATTTAGCGATTATATACCGCGTAATTTCGTAATGTGGGCGTTCTCAATAAATTTTAAATATTATTTACATTCAGCAACGAGTGGCTATGCATTGACGATGCCTAGCAATATCATAATGCCAGGAACCCACCCCGTAAAAACCGCACAGAAGAGTGTGTAAATCGCCACTGAGCGCTGTATTTTTTTTGCCAACGCTAACAGGCAAAAAAAACTGAACCACAAAGCAGACCATGCAAACCAGCTAAGCGTATTCCACAGCTCGAAGTTGAGTCCTATATCGGTGATAGAGCTCGCTCCAACAAACGCTGCTGTAATACTAACAAAGAAGCAGAACCATCCAAGTCCGATTCCATCCGCCTTTAAAAACTGGTTAGCCCCAACCCAAAGATAAGTAAAAGAAAATAGCAAGGTAAATGCCCCAGCGCTAATAGCAGCAGAATTATCCGGCTCTCGAAAAATCAAATAGACAGCAATCATGAAGCTCAACACACCAACCATTATGTTGATGACAGATACCTCTTTGTCACCAATTTTGCCTAGCAGCCATATTCCGTTCACAAAAAGAACTGCTCCGACATATAGCAAGGTAAGCCCTAAAATCATCACAACTATTCCTGTAGTTATATTTTAATTTTTTCTGGCGTTTTTTAGTTTTTTCTACTGCTCTACTGCATATTTAATAAATATCCACCCTCCTCTCCAGACACATCCACGCTTTAAAAGTGGAAGTAACTTCCAATTAGCTTGAGCGTCGACGTGTAAACCTATAACCGCTTATTTTTATTTTATTTTCATGAAACACTTCACTTTCCTTCAAACGACAGGCAAGGCTTGGCAGCACATCATGCGGGCTAAGAAAGCCCGAAATGGCACCAAGAAAGGCTATTTTTAAAAACCGGGGGAGTATAGCAGGGGTTGCGCGCCCCACCATTGAAATTAGTGCTATAACCTCATAATAAACGGATGCCATAATTAAAAAAAACGCCAGGGTATTTTACAACCCTGGCGCTGCACGCTTGTTACTGCCTCTATTGCTGAGTTACTCCACGAGTATACCGCTCTGCACTTTCAACGAGATGTCTTCATCAGCGTTATTGTAGACTCGGAAAGTAACGCCATCTTCTATGAGATTGCCACCCTCGGTCCAGCCTGCCCCGAGGTCAACGGTGTCATTCTCATCACCTAAAATACTCAGCGTATTTCGGTCATCGGTCATTTCCAGCACGTCTTCTGGACGCAGGGCATCCAGCGTATTGCTGCCGCTCTCCGTTAGGTCGAGGCGCTCGATATTATCGAAGTTAGCGTAGTCGTCCTGTTCCAGGTCCTCGCTGAAGCGCATCACGATAGTGTCATCGCCGCCCAGGGCGTCAATCGGTGAGCCGCTATACAACAGCGTATCGTCCCCCCCCGTCGGTTCGACGGCTGCGATATTGACCTCGAAGCTATCCGAAACATGCGCCGATTCATCGCTGCCGTCGGTGGTCCAGGCCTCGATAGCCACAGAGCCTTGCATTGCCCCCTGCACCAGATACAGGTCGTTGATCTGATCCGGCGTGATACCGCTCAGGGTGTAGGTGTCACTGCCGCTGTCATAACTGACGCTATCCAGCAGCGTATCGCCACCGCCGGTGAAGAAGCTGGCATGTTCGCCAAGCCCTGTTAGCTCGATCGTAGCGGTTTCCGAGCCGTCCATATCGGGCATAGCCGCGCTGAGGTTGAGCGGGATCTTGTCGCCTTCCTCGCCGAAGCTCAGCTCGGGCGACAGCGTGATGCCATCGGCCACGGCTTGAACGTCCACTTCCAAGTCAGTAGAGGTGGTCTCGCTCTCACCATTGCGGCTGGTCCGCGCCGTCAAGGTCAGGGCATCCGTCCCCTCAAGGGTACCGCTCCAGTTGCGCGGCGGCACCAGGCCCACGAAGTCCGGCATGCTGCCGTCGGCGTTGAGGATCGACCAGCCTCCTCCACCAACGTTATCAGCCAGCGTCGCCGAACCGGCATCGCTGCCGGTCTTGACCAGCCAGCCATCCGGCACCCCTTCGAGCAGCAAGGCGTCGAGGCTCTGGGAGGCATCCGGCAACGTGACGTCCAGCCCCTGCAGTGCGATCGGATTCTCCGGATCTTCAGAGCCGCTGACATCATCGACAGTGATCTCCGGCGGCGGTGGCGCGATCTCGGAAGCACTCGACCCTGTAGAGGTTTCGACATTGGCCGCACCAGTCTCCTGGGTCGTCGCCTCAGCGATAAGCGAAACGTTGCCCCAGGTATTGTCCCCCGGACGATAGCTCACCGTGACCGAGTCGCCCACGGAAACACCATCAATCACGTAGTTGCCGTCGCCATCCGGCGTGATCTCTTCGCCGTTGTACCACAGGGTGCCTGTGGCACCTTCACCGCTGCTCATACCGGTCTCATCGAGCGTGATCACCAACTGCCCATCCACCAGACTGACATCGGGATTGTCCGCCGGGCTGGAGACGTCGATGGTGAAGTCGATATCCTCGCCGCTAACAGCATCGCCTGCGGAGACATTGACGGTTGGTTCGTCGGTCACCGGTGTCACCGGCGGCGTCACACTGATCGTCTCCGAGTTCTCCTCGCCGCTCGGCGCCTGGGTGGTCAGGGTGGTATCGAAGGAGAATTCTCCGTCGGTATCGTTCCAGTTGGCCGGCGGCGTCACGGTGATACCGTCCAGCAGCGCCTGCAGGCCAGCATTGCTGCCATCCTCGGTGCTGGCGTACCACACCAACTCGCCGTCGATGGTGGTCTGCTGCATACCGTTAACCACGGCGCCTGGCGGCAAATCGGAGATGGTCACCGCGCTGCGACCATCCGAGGTATCCCCGATCTGGGCATTGACCAGGTCGGACAGCGACCAGGGGGCATCCTCGGTCATGGTGGCACCGGCATCTTCCCAGTTGATGATCTCGTTGGGATCCTCGCCGTCGCCAAAGTCACCCTCGCCGGTCAGCGTCCAGCTATCGCTGCCGCGCTCCTCCTGGCTAGTCGCGCCATTATCCTGAGTCACTGCGGTGATGGTGATTTCATGATTTTCGATAGCATCCACCTGGGTACCATCGCCCATGGTGAACTCGACGGTCTGGGTCAAGGTATCGGTGCCATTGAAGGCAACATCGGGATCGATCTCGATACGCCACTGGCTGCCGGTACCGCCGGCGACCTGGCCGACGAACTCGCCACCCACGACGCTGACCCCGGCGGGGACATTGTCGATCAACAGATACTTGAGTGACTCACTACCGTCGGTATCCGGCTGGGTGATATCGACGGTCACCTCGACACGATCATTACCGTCGGCGGTGACATCTTTGTCATCGATGGTGGCGTCGCTGCCGCTGCCTTCGACATTTTCGATACCAGTGATGGTCACCGTTGGCATGTCGGTTACCGCCTCGATGATGACCTCATGGGTCTCGTTCTTGACCACCGTGGTGTCGCCAACAGTGCCTTCATAGCCAGGGTTGGGGGTATCGGTGATCTCGTACTGCACCTCGAGAGTGCCGGCACTACCGGAGAAGTGCTCGTCACCCTGGGCATAGATATTGTTCCAGGCACCGTCGGTCAGCTTATAGTAGCCGCCCTCCTCGACCACACCCGGCTCACCGTTCGCTGCGGCATCCGCCAGCGTCGTGCTGCCATCGCTGCCGTAGTAGAGTTCGAACTGATTGCCCGTGACGCTGGCAACCTCGATCCATACCGAATTCAACGACTCGTTGGTATCGCCGTTCTGCGGCTCGAAGCTCAGGTTAAGCTGCCCCAGTTGATCCTCGGCCAGACTGGACTGGATGCTGAACCCTGCCTCCGGCGACGGCGTGACCTGGAAGGATACCTGCTGCTCGGCGCTCTCCAGAGTATCGCCGTCATCTTCGGTGACGATGGGTGTGACCGAGAAGTCCACCTGGCCGCTGAAGTTCTCCGGCGCGGTGATGGTGACGGCATTCGGATCGGTGGCAACCCAAACACGCTCGGCGCCCTCGCCGCGAATCAGCGTCGCGCCCTCGACATCGAACTGCTCGTCGAGGCCGGTGATGCGATAGGTCAGCATCTCCGAGCCATCGTCGGTTTGTTCGCCCGAAGTGGCGGTGATGATATCGCTCAGCGTGACGCTGGCACTACCATCATCCAGATCCTCTTCGGCGTAGACCGGCGTATCGGTGGTGACATCCGGCGCATCGGCGACCCCATCCACATGGACGTTGATCGACTTCTCGACCGGCGTCGCCAGGGTGTCAGTCTCACCACCATACTCATCAACGGTGACCACACTTGCGGTAAGCGTAAAGTCCTCGTTGCTATCCTGGGGTGGCGTGACGGTCAAAGGCGCATTGCGGTCGAAGTCCTCGATCTCGAAGGTGTCACTCTCGCCCGTAGAGGTCCAGGTTTGTTCACTACCTTCTGGCCCATAGGTGATCACGGCACCGGCTGGCGCTCCGGAAAGCGTGACCGTGAAGCTCTCGTTGGGATCTGAACTCTGTGGTCGAATATCCAGCGCAATCGGCTCATCCTCGTTGCCCTCGGCCGGCGAGGCGACGTTCAGCGAAGCAAGATCGGCGACCGGTGTGTCGATCAAGATACCATCGAGAATGGCTTCGCCGGAGATGGCGGTATCCGTATTACCCTCGGCATCGGTATCCACCGTTTTGGCCTCAACGCGAATCCGGAACTCGCCCTTCTGGTTTGGCGCCGCACGGAACTCCAGGGTGTCCAGGTATTCCACCGGCACTTCGATGGGCGAGCCGGTATAGGTCTGCTCGACCCAGGTGGTGCCACCATCCGTGGAATAGCGGAAGCTGGAGCCGTCGGCGCTACCACCCAGGCCTGAGACTAGTTCTGGCGTCAATAGAGCGAAGGTCTGCTCCGAGCCATCGGCGTCCTGGTTGGCCCAGCCGCTCGCCGGATTGAAACCATCGGCGTTGAGCGCGAACCACTCGTCTTCGACACCGTCCACGCCCGTGCCATAGGCATGGTTACCGTTCATGGTCAGATCGGGCTGGCCGTCGCCATCGCTATCGCCACCGACCTCTTCGGCGACCGGTGTCACTGCGACATCCGCCGTGACGTTGTGGGTCTGGGTATCCGAACCGGTCGAGGCGGTGTCCACCACCTCCACCTGCAGCGACAGGCTTGCGTCCTCACTGCTATGGGCCGGTGGCGTGATGGTGTAGCCGGTATAGCTGCCGTCGGCCACATCGCTCGGATCGATCGTGAAGCCACCGCTGCCGTCACCGGTATGCAAGACAGTGCCGTCGCCATCCTTGATCACCCAGCCGTCCGGCACGCTGTCGATACTGATCGCCGTGATCGTCTCACTGCCATCGGTATCACTGACATCGAGATCCGCCAGGAAGGCGATATCGCTATCCTCCGGCCCCTCGGCGCTGATATCGGCCGGCTTATCGGCGACCGGCAGGGTGTCGATATTCAGCGTGACCGAATCGTCCTTCACCGCGCCATCGGGATCGCCGGCATCGCTATCGCGATCCTGAGCCTTGAGGGTGACGGTGATGTCGTCGAGATCGCCACTGAAATCGGCCGGCGGCGTCAGTGTCAGGGATGATGGAATCTGCGTCGACTCACCAGCGCCGAAGCTGCCGAGATCGGTCGCTGGAATAACGATGATGCCATCACTTCCCGCCGTGATGGTGCTGCCATTCACCGTAACCGACGTTCCCTCTGGAACATCGCTAATTTCAAGCCAGCGCTCCTCGCTGCCGTCGAGATCCTCGAAGCTGGCGCCGAGCAGGTCGCCAAGGTCCAGCGCGCCGTCCTCGTCGATGGAGGCGGTATGGGTATCCCCGCCGTTGATGCTCAGATCGACATCGTCCGTCACCGCCTGCACACCGACATCTACCGAGGCGTTGCTGGTCGCACCGTCCACTCCGCCCAACGGGGTGCCGCTGTCGTCGACCTCATAGCTGGTCACGCTGACATCGACGGTAAAGTTCTCGTGGCTCTGGGCGATCGGATTGACCTGCAGCGTCTGGTACTGGGCCGTGGTCATGGTCAGATCACCAGCAGCGCCGTCGATGTGGGCACCATCAGAGAGCACAATGGTCAGCGATCCGCCATTGCTGCTATCGCTCGTCCACAGCACGTTGCCGCTGCCATCCAGCAATTCCGTGCCTTCGGGAATACCACTCAGGGTAATCTCGCCCAGCAGTTCGGGGTTGTCGCCAGCGGTGCCGGCACCGTTCTGATCCGTGGTATCGACAGGGCTCGGCGCCGTCAGATTCAGCGCGACCGCAGTATCTTCATCGGTCTGGACATTGCCACCTTGCAGATCCGGCGCATCGGCAACCGGATTGACCGTCACGTTAACCGTAAAGGTCTTGGTTTCATTGTCGGTCGTCGTGGTATAGGTAAAGGAATCCTCACCGCTGTAGTGTTCGTTTGGCTCGTAGGTAATAGTGCCATCGTCGTTTACCTTGGCCTTACCGTATGTCGTTTCTACCCAACCATCTGCGTCCGGTGTTCCACCATCAATGCCGGTATTAGTGCCCGTCGCATCGGCATTGGTATTGAAGGTATTCTCGGTCGACCCGACATCTGAATCCTCCTCCACCGTGATGGCTTTAGGCTCAACGCTGGGATCATCATCGACAACGGTGATGGTGAAGTCGGTTTCAACTTTATCATTATCACCGTCGGTGACTGTCAGATGCTGCAAGTTGATATCGAGGGTCTCGGCCCCGCCGTCATGATCCAGCGGCCGATGCAGCGTGAACTCATAGCCAGGTGTTGCCGCGGTCGGGTTGAGTATCTCGACCGTGAAGACCTTGCCGCTTTCACTACGATCAGCGCCGCGATAGCCCGTCAGGGTGTGGCCATCGTTACTAACGACATATTCCAGATCTTGTCCATCCGACGTCAGCTCGGCAGCTTCAAGAGCCGATACTGTCGAATCGACACCCCCTTCACTGAACTGGACATCCCCTGCACCATCGGTACCAAAATCCACTGCAAAGGTATCGGATACACTAGTAGCGGGCACATCAGGATCACTGCCCAAGGCCAGGTTGGCTTCGTCTACCGAGGCGTCAGAAGGCGGCATTGTTATGGAAGGACCATCGTCACGGAAGGTGAACCGACCGCCGACATCGACGGCTTCGCTATCGACGCTATCGCCATCGCCATCAACGGCGGTTGCCACCAGTTGGAGGGCACCGTCGTTCAGGGTGATGGCATCATCGTGGTCAGTGCTATCCGGGTGCTCCAACGGACGAGTCTGCGTCAGCGTCACGGCACCGCTGTCACCATCGATAGCGATCCGGAAGGCGATCTCGCCAGTGGGATTATTACCCACACGACCGACCACGTCGTCACCGTCCATAAAGAGGTGAACGGCTTCGCCCGTGGCGGTATCCATTACACCGGATACCGCACCTTCGGTGACCTGCAGGCGATAGCTCGTGCTGTCTTCGCCATCTGCCCCATGGTCGATATCGAATACGCCGTCGATAAAGTCGGCATCGGTGGCGCTGACTTCCCCAGCGGAGAAGTCGCTCTCATCGACTTCAACACTGCCCAGTTGGCCACTGTCGACATTTATCACCGGCTGATCATCAAGGATATTGATGGTCACGGTATTGGTGACGGTATTGCCATGCTGATCGACCGCGGTGTACTCGAAGCTATCGGTCGGCGGCGTGCCGGAGTGGTCCGCGTCACTGTTCAGGGTGTAATCGAAAGTGCCATCGGTATTGACCGTCCAGCTACCCAATGACGTCGAGCCGCTCTGCTGAGTCTCCACCGTCCAGCCCGACTGCAAGTCGAGGCTTCCACCGCTGATGATCTCGCTGTCGGCGGACGCATCGGTGCCATCCGCCAGGCCCGCCTCATCTACGCTGCCCGTGGTGTCGGTCGGGGTACCTGCGACATCGGCAACGTCGATGGTCAGGGTCGCGGTGCTTTCGTCACCATCGCCGTCACGCACCGTGTAGGTGAAGACGTCCTGAACGTCGGCATTCGTACTGTCCGGATCGGCTACGTAGGTGTAACTGCCGTCAGCGTTGAGCATCAGCGTGCCGTATTCACCCTCGATTACCAGCGTGCCATTAGTCTCATCGGCCGTATTGCTTGGCACATTATTGCTGGTCACCGCGAAGACTGTGACGCCGTCGGCGCCTTCGGTGTCGGCGACATCGCCCGGCGAGACACCATCGCCGCCGATCACGTTGCCACTCGTATCAGCACCTTCAGTCACGGCGTTGGTATCGTCTTTGGCGGTCGGCGCGTCATCGACGATCTTGATATTGAGATCGCCGCTATCTGTCGAGCCATCCTCGTCGGTGGCCGTCACGGTGATGCTGTCCATCAGGTCATCAACGTTCTCGCTCGGTGCCGTGGTCAGCTCATAGCTGTAGTCGAGAGTGATAGTGCCGTCAGCGGTCTGGCTGTAGCCGTTGAGGGTCAGCTCGCCGTACTGGGTGGTCAGGCTTTGCGGCGTATCGCCCAGCGCTTCCACCTGCGCCTTGCTCAGTTCGAGAGTCGCCGGATCGCCGTTCTCGTCGGTATACGCCAGCGTCACCGCGCCCGTGTCCCGCAGGCCGTCCAGGGCGGTCAGCGTCAGGCTGGATTCGACGCGGATGTCATCAGCGTCCGGCGCGGAGCCGTCCGCCAAGCCGCTCTCGAACACCACCTGATCAGTGATGTTGCCGTTCGGCGTGGTGGCGTCGTGGTCGTTGGGCACCTCGACGGTCACGCCGTCATCGCTGCCGTTGACCGTAATGGTCAACGTGGCATCGTCCGCATCACTGTCGCCGTCGGTCAGCGTATAGCTGAACACTTCCTCCAACTGCTCACCGTCGCTTAGGCCTTGCACCGTGAGGTTGGCGTTGTCGAGCGTGTAGGTATAGCTGCCATCAGGATTAAGCGTCAGGGTGCCGTACTCGCCGTCGATCACCAAGGTGCCGCCGCTGTCGGTGGCGTCGTTGCCCGGTACGTTGTCGCTGGCCACGCCGGTCACCGTGGCACCGTCGGCGCCCTGGGTATCGGCCACATCGCCCAGCGAGGCACCACTATCGCCCAGCACATTGCCAGTCGTGGTGAGAGCGCTGTCTTCCGTCACTGCGTTGGTGTCGTCTTCGGCCACTGGCGCGTCGTCGACGATCTTGATGTTGAGATCGCCGCTGTCGGTCTGACCATCACGGTCGGTGGCGGTCACGGTGATGCTGTCCATCAGGTCATCGACGTTCTCGCTCGGTGCCGTGGTCAGCTCATAGCTGTAGTCGAGAGTAATAGTACCGTCAGCGGCCTGGCTGTAGCCGTTAAGGGTTAGCTCGCCGTACTGAGTGGTCAGTATTTGCGGATCGCTGCCCAGCGCTTCCACCTGCGCCTTGCTCAGCTCGAGATTCGCCGGATCACCGTTCTCGTCGGTATACGCCAGCGTCACCGCGCCCGTGTCCCGCAGGCCATCCGAGGCAGTGAGCGTCAGGCTGGATTCGACGCGGGTGTCATCAGCGTCCGGCGCGGAGCCGTCCGCCAGGCCGCTTTCGAACACCACTTGGTCAGTGATGTCGCCATCCGGCGTGATGGCGTCATGGTCGATCGGCACGTCGACGGAGACATCCCAATCCACCGGCTTCTGATCGTCGTCGCTGCTGGTATTGCCGGCCGGGTCGGTGACCGTGGCGGTGACGCTGACATCGGTGTCGCCCGGCGAGACTGGGACTTCGACGCTAACGCCGTTGTCCAGATCGTCCTGGGTGACCTCGCGCTCGTCGAGGACGTTGCCGTCCTTGTCAGTCACGACCAGGGTGTCGCCCACTTCGGTGCCGTCTTGCAGGGTGACTTGGGCGGTGACGGTGCCGTCGTCGCCGATCTCGTCCTGGCTGTAGGTGCCGTCATCGCCGCTACCGGTCAGCTCCACTGTGACCGCAGGCGGCACGCTGTCCACCAGCTTCTTATCATCGTCGCTGGCGGTATTGCCTGCCGGGTCGGTGACCGTGGCAGTGACGCTGACGTCGGTGTCGCCCGGCGAGACCGGGACTTCGACGCTAACGCCGTTGTCCAGATCGTCCTGGGTGACCGTGCGCTCGTCGAGGACGTTGCCATCCTTGTCAGTCACGACCAGGGTGTCGCCCACTTCGGTGCCGTCTTGCAGGGTGACCTGGGCGGTGACCGTGCCGTCGTCGCCGATCTCATCCTGGCTGTAGGTGCCGTCATCGCCGCTACCGGTCAGCTCAACCGTGACCGCGGGCGGCACGTTGTCCACCGGCTTCTGATCGTCGTCGCTGGCGGTATTGCCCGCTGGATCAGTGACCGTGGCGGTGACGCTGACGTCGGTGTCGCCTTCGGCAACCGGCACTTCCACCGTAACGCCGTTTTCCAGGTCGTCCTGGGTGACCTCGCGCTCGTCGAGGACGTTGCCGTCCTTGTC includes the following:
- a CDS encoding H-NS histone family protein is translated as MASVLSDYIKKEQMLKQLQEELQALESNSELKKELEFKEKLQTLMTEHGKLARDVCEMLDPSYLSSSVKVTKTSSTDGRKKRPLKVFKNPHTGEVVETRGGNHNVIKEWKAKFGNEEVVSWIVEERA
- a CDS encoding AmiS/UreI family transporter, producing the protein MILGLTLLYVGAVLFVNGIWLLGKIGDKEVSVINIMVGVLSFMIAVYLIFREPDNSAAISAGAFTLLFSFTYLWVGANQFLKADGIGLGWFCFFVSITAAFVGASSITDIGLNFELWNTLSWFAWSALWFSFFCLLALAKKIQRSVAIYTLFCAVFTGWVPGIMILLGIVNA